In a single window of the Streptomyces sp. NBC_00353 genome:
- a CDS encoding SUKH-4 family immunity protein yields the protein MTTYDQLTGWAGLGHVTRARRDVVAGWRVPDLVKVQLIEVGIPIAPRLIERVVIQGGADPALNTSRGPLYRLTEQADPDEPAERSSFGVEPETGAVYFVMSDGEAWFANASVWAWLDVLHRYGSCVTASELLSEPEGPEECLSEEEEERAFAELNRLAEELKEVDPADFDGYEGFLWPGLLDRWLY from the coding sequence ATGACGACGTATGACCAGCTGACCGGGTGGGCCGGTCTCGGTCACGTCACTCGAGCCAGACGGGATGTTGTGGCCGGCTGGCGCGTCCCGGACCTCGTGAAGGTGCAGCTCATCGAGGTGGGCATTCCGATAGCTCCACGTCTCATCGAGCGAGTCGTGATTCAAGGCGGGGCTGATCCGGCCCTGAACACATCCCGTGGCCCGCTCTACCGTCTAACCGAGCAGGCGGACCCCGACGAGCCGGCCGAACGGTCATCATTCGGTGTCGAGCCGGAGACCGGGGCGGTCTACTTCGTCATGTCGGACGGTGAAGCATGGTTCGCCAACGCCAGTGTCTGGGCGTGGCTCGACGTCCTGCACCGTTACGGCAGCTGCGTCACCGCCTCAGAGCTTCTCAGCGAGCCGGAGGGGCCCGAGGAGTGCCTCTCCGAAGAGGAGGAAGAACGGGCTTTCGCCGAGTTGAACCGGTTGGCCGAGGAGCTGAAGGAGGTCGACCCCGCGGACTTCGACGGCTACGAGGGGTTTCTCTGGCCGGGGCTCCTGGATCGATGGCTCTACTGA
- a CDS encoding DUF6233 domain-containing protein: MGRPLAAHQLDEDTDEIRGDHSVGGDHRDLNGRAKLGKVTGDREQALAALADGIRACIHCRPDTELGAL; encoded by the coding sequence ATGGGACGGCCCCTGGCGGCGCACCAGCTCGACGAGGACACCGACGAGATCCGCGGTGACCATTCCGTCGGCGGAGATCATCGCGACCTGAACGGACGGGCAAAACTCGGCAAAGTCACAGGCGACCGCGAGCAGGCCCTCGCCGCCCTCGCCGACGGGATCCGGGCCTGCATCCACTGCCGGCCTGACACCGAGTTGGGGGCGCTGTGA
- a CDS encoding MrcB family domain-containing protein, translated as MDDLLGYVLDLQGAWTASNTDEMRKRGVHVRQDLPALLRERSSELADALGVAVDELGVEGRDGTGLKTEVPWVRVFGREQSTSATTGWYVVYLFSAAGDRVYLSLNQGTTVWTGGDFKARKVEDLRARVDWARPFLAQQMAGRVDLHEEIALDARTALGRGYEPGNVVAIEYSREALPSQHVLMTDLLYMLGLLRTVYGAERMAPHIPGDPAPEVLEAEQGAALVAGRRIRGAARPGRSGQGFRLTAGERRAIERHSVQMATVYFEAQGWSVKDVGDRESFDLLLKRDEERLHAEIKGTTSAGHDVILTQAEVQEQRRYYPANALVVVHSIVLDRTTEEPVASGGVLHCTSPWAIAEEDLTVISYAYRTAVGDEEPANGVQTAINVLSSGSRRSEPTLTTGQADVHA; from the coding sequence GTGGATGATCTCTTGGGTTATGTGCTTGATCTGCAAGGTGCGTGGACGGCCTCCAACACGGATGAGATGCGGAAGCGGGGCGTGCATGTTCGGCAGGACCTCCCGGCTCTCCTGCGGGAGCGTTCTTCTGAGTTGGCCGATGCGCTCGGTGTGGCTGTGGACGAGCTGGGGGTTGAGGGTAGGGACGGTACTGGGCTCAAGACTGAGGTCCCGTGGGTCCGCGTCTTCGGCCGGGAGCAGTCCACGAGTGCCACGACCGGCTGGTACGTCGTTTATCTGTTCAGCGCCGCCGGTGACCGCGTCTATCTGTCGCTGAATCAAGGCACGACCGTGTGGACCGGAGGCGACTTCAAGGCGCGCAAGGTCGAGGACCTCAGAGCTCGGGTCGATTGGGCACGCCCCTTCCTCGCCCAGCAGATGGCCGGCCGGGTCGATCTCCACGAGGAGATCGCGCTGGATGCACGCACCGCGCTCGGTCGTGGCTATGAGCCTGGGAATGTCGTCGCCATCGAGTACTCCCGTGAAGCTCTGCCTTCGCAGCACGTCCTCATGACGGATCTGCTGTACATGCTCGGCTTGCTGCGGACGGTCTACGGCGCCGAGCGCATGGCCCCACACATCCCGGGGGATCCGGCTCCAGAAGTGCTGGAGGCTGAGCAGGGCGCGGCTTTGGTGGCAGGGCGACGCATCCGTGGAGCCGCGCGTCCGGGGCGGTCAGGCCAGGGTTTTCGGCTCACCGCCGGAGAGCGACGCGCGATCGAACGGCACAGCGTGCAAATGGCCACGGTCTACTTCGAGGCGCAGGGCTGGTCGGTCAAGGACGTCGGAGATCGGGAGTCTTTCGATCTCCTGCTGAAGCGAGACGAAGAGCGCCTGCACGCGGAGATCAAGGGGACCACCTCGGCCGGCCACGACGTCATCCTGACCCAGGCAGAGGTGCAGGAGCAGAGGCGGTACTACCCGGCCAACGCGTTGGTGGTCGTCCACTCAATCGTTCTCGACCGGACAACAGAGGAGCCCGTTGCTTCTGGCGGGGTTCTCCACTGCACGTCCCCCTGGGCGATCGCTGAGGAAGACCTGACAGTAATCTCATACGCTTACCGCACCGCGGTAGGCGACGAGGAACCAGCCAACGGAGTTCAAACCGCCATCAACGTCCTGTCGAGCGGCTCACGGCGGAGTGAACCGACTCTGACCACCGGCCAGGCTGATGTCCATGCATGA
- a CDS encoding PIN domain-containing protein produces MIALLDTTAFVADPLCSGTAWRVLAHAASTWNVRLVVPEVVIREAVAGYRRRTAEALVGLQRQKDKNGGALGISAIYDKARADIETAALRYPEDLQELLREIGAQILAPPAVGHLELVERSTQRKKPCDGNGNGYRDTLNWISVLETAKGSNEDVVWISDNSKDFGREDGEGLHDDLAAEVTAIDAEGRIKWLKSLSELILELTSERWPEFSDDLRRIQERLQSDSMEGYLNKEILAGCMERAISPRMCGLPIQTRSARIMAVGALTESTFSVRGASAEDEGIIEFTAVCPTTALMDLPVTADIDGLEVDAITDDGVSVWVSKDLHFTGIVTSDRYGRPVSGEVTRISASPDDPGRNAWSRTSASGPLLESLHAAMALDPKILASFRDAMTANSKFKEALRNSLIDPKILEAMRKPLIDPKLMAAMRKPLIDPKLMAAMRKPLIDPKLMAAMRKPLIDPKLMAAMRKPLIDPKLMAAMRKPLIDPKLTEAIRIPVAGLGALEQFRNASLKNQDSDSVAEDGGEEGSEEPTSEDDDSSPDK; encoded by the coding sequence ATGATCGCGCTTCTCGACACCACGGCATTCGTGGCCGACCCCCTGTGCAGTGGAACTGCGTGGCGTGTACTGGCCCATGCCGCATCGACTTGGAATGTTCGCCTAGTAGTGCCGGAGGTGGTCATCCGGGAAGCGGTGGCCGGGTACCGAAGGCGCACAGCCGAGGCGCTGGTCGGACTCCAGCGGCAAAAAGATAAGAATGGTGGCGCGCTCGGGATTTCTGCGATCTACGATAAAGCGCGAGCCGATATCGAAACAGCAGCCTTGCGCTACCCCGAAGATTTGCAAGAGCTGCTTCGCGAGATCGGCGCTCAGATCCTTGCCCCTCCAGCGGTCGGCCATCTTGAACTCGTTGAACGTTCCACTCAACGGAAAAAGCCTTGCGATGGCAATGGCAACGGGTATCGCGACACTCTTAACTGGATCTCCGTACTGGAGACAGCTAAAGGCTCCAACGAGGATGTCGTTTGGATTTCCGACAACAGTAAGGATTTTGGCCGCGAAGATGGTGAGGGTCTACACGATGACCTTGCGGCGGAAGTGACCGCAATTGACGCGGAAGGCCGAATCAAGTGGCTCAAGTCTCTTTCTGAGCTGATTCTGGAACTAACCAGCGAGCGCTGGCCAGAGTTTTCAGATGATCTCCGACGGATACAGGAGCGCTTGCAATCTGACTCCATGGAGGGTTATCTGAACAAAGAAATCCTTGCGGGATGTATGGAGCGGGCTATTAGCCCACGGATGTGTGGACTTCCCATCCAGACGCGTTCTGCGAGGATTATGGCGGTGGGTGCATTGACAGAATCCACCTTCTCCGTACGCGGTGCCTCCGCCGAAGATGAAGGGATCATCGAGTTCACTGCGGTCTGCCCGACGACAGCCCTGATGGATCTGCCAGTCACCGCCGACATCGACGGCCTCGAAGTTGATGCAATAACCGATGATGGTGTATCCGTCTGGGTCTCGAAGGACCTTCACTTTACCGGAATCGTTACCTCGGATAGATACGGCCGGCCCGTGAGTGGCGAGGTCACGAGGATTAGCGCGTCGCCTGACGACCCTGGGCGGAACGCTTGGTCTCGCACGTCGGCCTCCGGCCCGTTGCTTGAATCGCTACATGCTGCCATGGCGCTCGACCCGAAGATCCTGGCTTCCTTTCGCGACGCCATGACAGCTAACAGCAAATTCAAGGAAGCATTGCGCAACTCTCTGATCGATCCGAAGATCTTGGAAGCGATGCGTAAACCGCTCATTGATCCGAAGCTCATGGCGGCGATGCGTAAGCCGCTCATCGACCCGAAGCTCATGGCGGCGATGCGTAAGCCGCTCATCGACCCGAAGCTCATGGCGGCGATGCGTAAGCCGCTCATCGACCCGAAGCTCATGGCGGCGATGCGCAAGCCGCTCATCGACCCGAAGCTCATGGCGGCGATGCGCAAGCCGCTCATCGACCCGAAGCTCACGGAAGCGATACGGATCCCTGTCGCTGGACTCGGCGCGTTGGAGCAATTCCGGAATGCGAGTCTGAAGAATCAGGATTCTGATTCAGTGGCGGAAGATGGAGGCGAGGAAGGAAGTGAAGAACCAACCTCCGAGGATGATGATTCCTCCCCCGACAAGTAG
- a CDS encoding DUF6011 domain-containing protein gives MTLTDRQTTKGRTMDDASPHQWSTPRTTPADVADGGEQGRAARIRATAATAATRVLEQAAKAAMAARPHVLPIVTAVAAVAVTSLLSSASNDGRPTGRGPSPSTSCRPTGGGPSSSCRECGRPLSDELSRLAGYGPTCARYLLI, from the coding sequence ATGACTTTGACCGACCGTCAGACCACGAAGGGCCGCACCATGGATGACGCCTCCCCGCACCAGTGGTCGACGCCTCGCACCACCCCGGCCGACGTGGCCGATGGCGGCGAGCAGGGCCGCGCAGCTCGCATCCGGGCCACCGCGGCGACGGCCGCCACCCGCGTCCTCGAGCAGGCTGCGAAGGCCGCCATGGCCGCCCGCCCACACGTCTTGCCGATCGTCACCGCCGTCGCGGCGGTCGCCGTCACCTCCCTGCTCTCCTCCGCCAGCAACGATGGCCGGCCGACAGGCCGGGGCCCGTCGCCGTCCACGTCGTGCCGGCCGACCGGCGGGGGCCCGTCTTCGTCATGCCGGGAGTGCGGGCGCCCCCTCTCCGACGAGCTGTCCCGTCTGGCCGGGTACGGGCCGACCTGCGCCCGCTACCTGCTCATCTGA
- a CDS encoding DNA cytosine methyltransferase has product MGERHPLRAKRRPKFEEGVGSLRVVDLFAGCGGLTLGIAQAAHKHDVALDVRLAVDFEAAPTKVFKANFPKANVQEGTVESYFDGDLGAPLTAQEAQTVSTVGEVGLLIGGPPCQGHSNLNNHTRRDDPKNRLYLRMARATEVLRPCAVVIENVLSVVNDKQQVVSRAIVHLRKLGYDVATSRIDLLKLGVAQTRKRHILLAVREDALPFGFSAADLLQIEDHDATPHDLRWAIGDLLDVRPKSFFDEAAVPSADNQRRMKYLFENDEHNLPNEERPECHQGDHNYTSMYGRLWWDRPSQTITSGFATMGRGRFVHPGDPRCLTAHEAARIQGFPDYFKFVDERAKPRYELTRTEVQVIIGNAVPPPLTEALTSNLFDAGVLQAKDDAPQLLEDDFAASAVDLAC; this is encoded by the coding sequence GTGGGCGAGCGGCACCCCCTGCGGGCCAAGCGGCGGCCGAAGTTCGAGGAGGGCGTCGGCTCTCTGCGAGTAGTGGACCTCTTCGCCGGCTGCGGTGGCCTCACTCTCGGGATTGCCCAGGCAGCCCACAAGCATGACGTTGCGCTTGATGTTCGTCTCGCAGTTGACTTCGAGGCAGCTCCCACCAAGGTCTTCAAGGCCAATTTCCCCAAGGCCAACGTCCAAGAGGGAACCGTCGAGTCCTACTTCGACGGTGACCTTGGTGCCCCGTTGACTGCTCAGGAGGCCCAGACTGTCTCCACGGTGGGTGAGGTGGGGCTCCTGATCGGCGGGCCGCCGTGTCAGGGGCACAGCAACCTCAACAACCACACCCGCCGCGATGACCCCAAGAACCGCCTGTACCTGCGCATGGCTCGCGCCACAGAGGTTCTGCGCCCCTGCGCAGTCGTCATCGAGAACGTGCTGTCCGTTGTCAATGACAAGCAGCAGGTGGTCTCCCGCGCCATCGTTCACCTGAGGAAGCTTGGATACGATGTCGCCACCAGTCGTATCGACCTACTCAAGCTCGGGGTCGCCCAGACACGCAAGCGCCACATACTGCTGGCCGTTCGCGAAGACGCGCTGCCTTTTGGCTTTTCGGCTGCTGACCTGCTGCAGATCGAAGACCACGATGCCACACCCCATGACCTGCGTTGGGCGATCGGTGACCTGCTCGACGTTCGACCGAAGTCTTTCTTCGATGAAGCTGCCGTACCCAGTGCGGATAACCAGCGACGTATGAAGTATCTCTTCGAGAACGACGAGCATAATCTGCCGAACGAAGAGCGCCCCGAGTGTCACCAGGGCGATCACAATTACACCTCAATGTATGGCCGTTTGTGGTGGGACCGTCCGTCTCAGACCATTACCAGCGGTTTCGCGACGATGGGGCGTGGACGGTTTGTCCATCCTGGTGACCCCCGATGTCTGACCGCCCACGAGGCCGCGCGTATCCAGGGCTTTCCGGACTATTTCAAGTTCGTCGACGAGAGGGCCAAGCCTCGCTATGAGCTGACTCGCACCGAGGTTCAGGTCATCATCGGCAACGCCGTACCTCCGCCTCTGACGGAGGCGCTGACCTCCAATCTCTTCGACGCTGGCGTTCTGCAGGCGAAGGACGACGCTCCCCAGTTGCTTGAGGACGACTTCGCTGCGTCTGCTGTCGACCTCGCCTGCTGA
- a CDS encoding RNA-binding domain-containing protein: protein MVTKSIDDVRQALRDRKFDELLGLRECNWLDVKSGPYQFTNPAGADELAKDVAAFANAAGGGLLLIGFKTVVDHDSEIISELRPIPRSLVDLDRHRKLIYERITPTVRDLHVEWIVHEDQKGVLCIDIPAQPAGSRPFAVPGPNGGRGNPNETSVAVPLRVGDGTHWLPKGELQRLLAAGWAATGGPGVAPVTQNQAPDRTKAARLIEAIPVDAPWIKAQKDVSMHRVPAWVSEAAFTAQQRVADDIVDFLDPDVVAAHEALATALDALCEELAGMFPPMGSSHHSSRYMEIPPEWKRTDPVRYRKALDDLTSASDKFLDKYQQCVNLLNKKGLLLPS from the coding sequence ATGGTGACGAAGAGCATCGACGACGTGCGGCAGGCGCTACGTGATCGCAAGTTCGATGAACTGTTGGGGTTGCGGGAGTGCAATTGGTTGGACGTAAAGAGTGGTCCCTATCAGTTCACGAATCCAGCAGGAGCTGATGAGCTAGCTAAAGATGTTGCCGCATTCGCCAACGCTGCGGGAGGCGGCCTGTTGCTCATCGGCTTCAAGACCGTCGTAGATCACGATAGCGAGATCATTTCGGAGCTTCGGCCGATTCCTCGCTCTCTAGTCGACCTTGATCGACACCGCAAATTGATCTACGAGCGCATCACCCCTACCGTGCGAGACTTGCACGTCGAATGGATTGTCCACGAAGACCAAAAGGGCGTGCTATGCATAGACATCCCTGCTCAGCCCGCCGGGTCAAGACCATTCGCGGTTCCGGGGCCCAACGGCGGCAGGGGAAATCCGAACGAGACGTCAGTCGCCGTACCCTTGCGGGTGGGTGATGGAACGCACTGGCTACCGAAAGGCGAGTTGCAGCGTCTGCTGGCCGCGGGATGGGCAGCGACGGGTGGCCCCGGGGTAGCACCCGTGACTCAGAATCAGGCACCGGACCGGACTAAGGCTGCTCGACTCATTGAGGCGATCCCTGTGGACGCTCCATGGATCAAGGCGCAGAAAGACGTCTCTATGCATCGAGTCCCAGCCTGGGTGAGCGAAGCTGCATTCACGGCACAGCAAAGGGTGGCTGATGACATTGTCGATTTTCTAGATCCCGATGTGGTAGCGGCCCATGAAGCACTGGCAACAGCACTTGATGCCCTATGCGAAGAGTTGGCTGGAATGTTTCCTCCGATGGGATCATCCCATCACTCCAGCAGATACATGGAAATTCCGCCAGAATGGAAGAGGACTGATCCTGTACGTTACCGAAAGGCATTGGATGACCTAACGTCGGCCAGTGACAAATTTCTAGATAAATACCAGCAGTGCGTAAATCTGCTGAACAAGAAGGGGCTGCTGCTTCCTTCTTGA
- the ku gene encoding non-homologous end joining protein Ku → MPATVWTGAISFGLVTIPVRVSSATENRAIAFRQYHLEDMGRIRTRKICELDGETLSQDEIGKGYELTKDQVVPVTDEELDQMPLPTAKAIEIVAFVDRESIDPVRIADSYYLSADGAVAAKPYVLLRRALERNSKAAIAKFAWHNRERLGLLSIRDDALVLHSMKWPDEVRSPDELAPGAVDLDENEIKRAMELMDSMTTDDLSGYRDHYREALEEVIEAKREGEELPKPAAKEDKDTGGVVDLMAALNASVQRAKESRGETNEDATVHEMKPRKKTAAKKAPAKKAAAKKTTGKKAAGRKSRSA, encoded by the coding sequence ATGCCCGCCACCGTCTGGACCGGCGCGATCTCGTTTGGCCTGGTCACCATCCCTGTGCGGGTATCGTCCGCCACCGAGAACCGGGCGATCGCGTTCCGTCAGTACCACCTGGAAGACATGGGACGGATCCGCACCCGCAAGATCTGCGAGCTCGACGGCGAGACCCTCAGCCAGGACGAAATCGGCAAGGGCTACGAGCTCACCAAGGACCAGGTCGTCCCGGTCACCGACGAAGAGCTCGACCAGATGCCGCTGCCCACCGCGAAGGCGATCGAGATCGTCGCGTTCGTCGACCGCGAGTCCATCGACCCGGTCCGCATCGCAGACAGCTACTACCTCTCGGCCGACGGCGCCGTCGCGGCCAAGCCTTACGTGCTCCTGCGTCGCGCCCTGGAACGGAACTCGAAGGCCGCGATCGCGAAGTTCGCGTGGCACAACCGGGAGCGCCTGGGCTTGCTCAGCATCCGCGACGACGCCCTCGTCCTCCACTCCATGAAGTGGCCGGACGAGGTGCGCTCACCCGACGAGCTCGCCCCCGGCGCCGTCGACCTGGACGAGAACGAGATCAAGCGGGCCATGGAGCTGATGGACTCCATGACCACCGACGACCTCTCCGGCTACCGCGACCACTACCGGGAAGCGTTGGAGGAGGTCATCGAGGCGAAGCGTGAAGGGGAGGAGCTTCCCAAGCCGGCCGCCAAGGAGGACAAGGACACTGGTGGTGTAGTCGACCTGATGGCTGCCCTGAACGCGTCCGTGCAGAGGGCCAAGGAGTCCCGCGGCGAGACGAACGAGGACGCCACGGTCCACGAGATGAAGCCCCGCAAAAAGACGGCCGCGAAGAAGGCCCCAGCCAAGAAGGCTGCGGCGAAGAAGACCACAGGGAAGAAGGCGGCTGGCCGGAAGTCGCGCAGCGCCTGA